The Deinococcus cellulosilyticus NBRC 106333 = KACC 11606 genomic interval CCCTGTCCCAGGATGCCCGAAGACGTGCTTTTTTCATTTCCGGGACCAGCCAGCTGGACCTGATCGGGGACGTACACAAGTCTCTTTTGAAAGCCCTGGACGAAGGGAAATCTTTTGCTGAGTGGAAGAAGGAAATGCGGCCACGCTTGGAAGCTGCCTGGAAAGCTTCTGGTCAGGGACCGACCACCACAGCACAGATCAACAACCGCATGGGCACCATCTTTCAGAACAACATTCAGAGTGCATATCAGGCCGGACGCTTCAGGCAGATGACCGACCCGGATGTCCTGAAAGAGCGTCCCATCTGGGTGTACGTCAGTGTCATGGATGACCGGACCAGTGACCGCTGCAGGAAATTGAACGGCACGACCCTGCCCCACGATGATCCCTTCTGGGTCAAGAACCATCCACCCAGACACCCCAGGTGCAGGTCCAGCATCAGGTCCATTCCTGCAGGAGACGCACAGCTGAAAGCTGCCCCTGCTGGTGTGCAGGCAGAACCGGGATGGGGCACCATGCCGAAACCTGGAGAATGGGCCACAGAGATGAGCAA includes:
- a CDS encoding phage minor head protein; protein product: MTWDPFEQAPHDAINWFRDRVPVTVSEWSTLSQDARRRAFFISGTSQLDLIGDVHKSLLKALDEGKSFAEWKKEMRPRLEAAWKASGQGPTTTAQINNRMGTIFQNNIQSAYQAGRFRQMTDPDVLKERPIWVYVSVMDDRTSDRCRKLNGTTLPHDDPFWVKNHPPRHPRCRSSIRSIPAGDAQLKAAPAGVQAEPGWGTMPKPGEWATEMSKGVGQGAAAAQWTPAWNGNAPTAVKGYGLPAQLPARPLPKPQATPASRQMMSDPLDTVLLYNPEIAPLPAGVSSEVLQETLENPAEIWLMPMQSNKGTVVYRQRHISSYQDGDETLLVIVESHRGVVIGVQVLPAEKSEEVRQGFVRHQKKNK